The following nucleotide sequence is from Tolumonas lignilytica.
ACCCCTTAAAATTGCCGATAAAATCTTTAATTCCCGTCTGCTGACCGGAACGGGTAAGTTTGCTTCTGCGCAGATCATGCAGCAGGCGCTGACCGCCAGCGCAACTGAGATTGTCACCATGGCGCTGAAGCGAGTTCGCCTCGATGAGCCGGATGTCCAGATCCTGGAACCACTGCGGGAAATGGGCGTTCAATTACTTCCAAATACCTCTGGGGCTCGCAATGCCAAAGAGGCAATTTTTGCAGCACAACTGGCTCGCGAAGCGCTGGGAACGAATTGGCTGAAACTCGAAATTCATCCCGATCCGCGTTATCTGATGCCTGATCCGATAGAAACGTTTAAAGCGGCCGAAGAGTTGTGCAAGCAAGGATTCGTCGTGTTGCCGTATTGCGGTGCCGACCCATTACTCTGTAAACGACTGGAGGAAGTGGGATGTGCGGCGGTAATGCCTCTGGGCGCTGCGATTGGTTCCAACCAAGGGCTATCCACCAAAGCAATGTTGGAAATCATCATCGATCAGGCCAATGTACCGGTCATTGTCGATGCCGGTATCGGCGCACCATCCCATGCTGCCGCAGCGCTGGAAATGGGGGCCGATGCAGTACTGGTGAAT
It contains:
- a CDS encoding thiazole synthase, which produces MTQPLKIADKIFNSRLLTGTGKFASAQIMQQALTASATEIVTMALKRVRLDEPDVQILEPLREMGVQLLPNTSGARNAKEAIFAAQLAREALGTNWLKLEIHPDPRYLMPDPIETFKAAEELCKQGFVVLPYCGADPLLCKRLEEVGCAAVMPLGAAIGSNQGLSTKAMLEIIIDQANVPVIVDAGIGAPSHAAAALEMGADAVLVNTAIAVAGDPVAMAQAFKMAVTAGRMAYESGLGAVNQQAIASSPLAAFLETLA